In Sphingomicrobium sediminis, the genomic window GCATCTTTTCTTCTTCGGACAGTTCGGCCCCCGAACCGACCTTCTCGCTGTCGACGAGCATGGTCCATTCGCCACCCTCGGCATCGAGCGCCCAGAGGTCGTAACGCTGGCGCTCATCCTCGCGCGGACGCAGCATGGTCAGCATCGACCCGTCGGGTGCCAGCTGCACGCCGCGCGGGAAGGACCCGCCAAGCGAGGGGCTGGCAAAGATACGGTCGAGCGTGAGCTCCTGGCGTTCGACTTCCTGTGCTGCGGCGGGGCTGGTCATGACGATGCTCCCAAGTGCTGCACCGGCGAGAAGGCTCTTAAGCATGAAATATTTCTCCCGGAAAATTCGGCCCGCCTGGACGACGGGCAACAAAAAAGGCGCCCGGCAGATGTGCCGGACGCCCTAATTTTGTGCAAGGTGGCTTTCGACCAACTACGCGTCGGTCTTTTCGCCCTTGGCCGGACGGTTGTCCTTGCGCTCGGCGATACGCGCCGACTTACCGGTGCGACCACGCAGATAGTAAAGCTTGGCACGACGCACGGCGCCCTTACGGACGACGGTGATGCTGTCGATGTTGGGCGAGTAGAGCGGGAAGACGCGCTCGACACCTTCGCCGAACGAAATCTTGCGAACGGTGAAGCTGGAGCCGGCGCCCTTGTTCGAACGGGCGATGCAGACGCCTTCGAAGTTCTGGACACGGGTGCGCTGGCCTTCAACGACGCGCACACCGATGCGGAGAGTGTCACCCGGGCGGAATTCGGGAATGTCCTTGCCCAGGGCTTCGATGGTTTCCTGTTCGATCGTCTCGATGATGTTCATCGGTCTAAAATCCTATTTCTTTCGCTGCGCACCAGAGGGAGACTGACCCGAACGCTCCCCATGAGCGTCCCAAAGGTCCGGCCTCCTTAGCCGTGTGTCCTCGCGAGCGCGTTCTTCACGCCACCTCGCGATGCGCGCATGATCCCCCGATCGCAGCACTTCGGGAATCGTGCGCCCCTCCCATTCTACCGGTCGGGTGTAGTGCGGATATTCGAGAAGTCCCTGTTCGAAACTCTCTTCCTCTCCGCTTGAGGCCGCGCCCATTACCCCGGGAAGCAGCCGAATGCAAGCGTCGAGGAGCAACATGGCGGGTATTTCGCCACCCGACAGGATATAGTCGCCGACGCTGACCGGTTCGACATCTCGCGCCTCGAAGATACGCTCGTCAAAACCCTCGAAGCGGCCACACAGGATGATGGCCCCCTCGCCCGCGACGAGATCGCGCACTTTCGCCTGTGTCAGCGTCTTGCCCCGCGGGCTCATGGCCAGCATCGGACGGCCATCGGCAACGCTGTCGAGAGCGGCGGCAAGCACATCGCATTTGAGCACCATTCCGGCTCCGCCACCGGCCGGCGTGTCATCGACCGTGCGATGCTTGTCGGTGGCGAAGTCGCGGATGTTCTTTGTCTCGAGGCTCCACGCCCCCTCTTCCAGCGCGCGCCCGGCGAGCGACGTGCCGAGCAGACCCGGAAACATGTCGGGGTAGAGCGTCAGGACGGAAGCGCGAAAGGTCATGGCCGCGCCGATTAGGCGTTGGCCAGGAACTCCGCAAGTTTGTCGAAGCTGCCGCCCCAACCCTGCTCCATCGATCCCATCGCCTCCACGAAGACGGCAATAGCTTCGGCCGACGCTTCGATCGGGGTCCATTTGAGCGTGATTTCGGTCCCGCCATCCGTGTCCCGGAAGTCGACTTCCGTCAGCAGCGTGAGCGGCCAGGCGGGAAAGAAATGCGGTGTGACCTTGCGACCCTCTGCGTCTGCAAAGCTCTGCTCCCACGCGATATGGCCGGGGCGGTCGATGCGCGTCCACTTCGCCAACGTGTAGGTGGTGCCCATGTCAGGATGGTCCGATCGCGTGTGCATGAGACTGCCCTCCACGATATCGCCCGACAGGCGCGTCAGCTTCGCACCGGGAGGTCCCGACCATTGCTCCATCTTGTCCGGATCGGCCCAAGCATCGAAAACCGTTTCACGGTCCGCATCGAACGTCCGCACGATGGTGAAAACGGGCACGTCGCTCATTCTTCTTTCCCCTTGCTGGATTGGAGGAAGGCATCGAGCCGGTCGAACCGGTCGGGCCAATAGGACGCCATCTGCTCGATGTATTGCTTTGCTGCCGAGATGCCGTCGGGCGCCAACTGGCGCGGGCGCGACGTTCCTTCGTGCAATGTCTCGACGAGACCCGCTTGTTCGAGCACCTTTAGATGTTTGGAGATGGCCGGCTGGCTCATGGCGAAAGGCTCGGCCAATTCCGCCACGGTGGCACGCCCCTCTCCCAATCGTGAGAGGATGGCGCGCCGCGTCGGGTCGGCCAGTGCTGCAAATTGCTTGTCCAACGACTCCATAACCATTTGGTTATATTAAGCTGTATCGGCAGGCAAGCTATTTCCAGCGAACGCTCTGCTGCGGGTCTGTATTGATGTCGAGGCTGAAGATGTCCGGGCGGGAATAATGACCGTCCGTGTCGAGCAACGCCTTGGCCGCGGCGACTTCCTCGAGGTCGATTTCTGCATGGATCGTCTCTTCGCCCTCGCCGGCATGCGCCAGGATGCGTCCGTCGGGCCCGATGATCATGCTGCCGCCACGGTTGAGCACGTCTTCCTCGATCGCGTCCAAAAGCGCGAGCGCGTCGTCATTGCCCTCGCAGCGTTCCACGCCATCGCGCAGTTGCTCGCGCGTCTGGACCAAACCTGCCGCGAGAACGAAGCAACGGCCTTCGAAGGCATAATGACGCGAGGCAATGGCATAGGTCTCTCGGACGGTCGGCCAGGCTGCGACATGCACCGCTTCTTCCTGGTTGTGCATGGCGGCGCGCGCGAACGGCATCCAATGCTCCCAGCAGATCAGGCTGCCGACATTGCCCCATTCGGCCTCGTGCACGCCCAGAGTCGAGCCATCGCCGCGCATCCAGACGAGCCGCTCGCCATGCGTGGGCACCAGCTTGCGATGATCGAGCGGCGCGGCATTGGGCCGGAACAGCATCTGGTTGTTGAACAGGCTGGAGCGAATACGCTCATGCGCGCCGATCGAGACGAGCGCGCCCGTTTCGTCCACCAGATCCTGCAGCGGTGCAAAGCGGAAGTCGTTGGCCATCACTGCCTGGTCCATCAGGATGGCGTGCATCGCTTTGGTGCCGGGATGATCCCACAAAGCAGCGCCGGGGCTCTCGTCGAGCCAGAGCGGATAGCCGCCGAGGAATGTCTCACCGAAGGCAACGATCTCGGCGCCATCCTTGATGGCAGCGCGTGCCAGTTCGACCGCTTGCGTGATCCCATCATCGATGCAGAGCGGGATGGGCGCGGCCTGGCAGATGGCGACGTTGAGCTTGCTCATCCTAGTCCTCGGCAAAGGCGGCGTTGATAACGAGCCGCTCCTTGTTCCACTCGGGCACCGCATTTTCGGTCATCGGGACCATGAAGCGTTTGCCGGTCGGCCGCTCGATCTCGATGACGTCGCTGGCCCCGAAATTCTCGACTGCGACAATGGTGCCGACTTCAGCGCCCCTATCGTCGATGACGAGGAGGCTGAGGAGATCGCTGAAATAATATTCGCCCTCACCCAGTTCGGGCAGCGTTTCGCGGGCGATTTCCAAGAGCGACCCGCGCAGCGCTTCTGCGGCCTCACGACTGTTGACGCCATCGAGCTTCGCGATCGCACCCTTGGCATTGGCGCGGACAGACAAAAGGCGCCGCTCGTCCTCTCCGACGAACAGCGCCTTCTGTTTCTTCAGGCTGTCGATGCCCTCGGCAAAGAGCTTGAGCCGTAGCTCGCCCTTGACGCCATGGGCACCCGCCACGGCGGCGAGCGCAACGCGATCCTGCGACGCGCCCGCCATGCCGGGTTACTCGGCCTTGGCTTCTTCGGCTTCGGCGTCGTCCGCCTTGGCTTCTTCAGCAGCTTCCTCGGCGGGAGCTTCCTCAGCAGCGGCTTCTTCAGCCGGGGTCTCTTCAGCAGCAGCTTCTTCGACCGGTGCTTCGTCGGCAGCCTTCGCAGCTTCTTCAGCTTCCTTGGCGGCGTCCTTGGCGGCCTGTTCCTTTTCGGCCTTCTCTTCGGCGCGTTCCTTGGCCTTCTCGCCCGGCTCGCCCTTCTGCGGGTTGTTGCGCGCTTCGCGCTTCATCATGCCCTCGGCGTCAAGGAAACGCAGGACGCGGTCGGTCGGCTGGGCGCCAACGTCGAGCCAGTGCTGGATGCGCTCCTTGTCGAGCTTCACGCGCTCGGGATTGTCCTTGGCGAGGAGCGGGTTGTACGAACCCACGCGCTCGATGAAGCGACCGTCGCGCGAACGACGGCTGTCGGCCACGACGATGCGGTAGTAGGGACGCTTTTTCGCGCCACCACGGGCGAGACGAATTGCAACTGCCATATTCTTATTCCTTCTTAGGTAATGCTGTTATTTCTTTGAAAACTTGTCGAAACCGGGGGGCAGGTTCATTGGTGCGCCGGGGCCACCCAGACCCGGCAGTCCGCCACCCGGCGGAAGCTGCGGCATCTCTCCGCCAGCGCTATCTGCGCCGCCGGGAAGCCCGCCGCCAAACATCGAGGCGAGCTTTGAAAAGCCGCCCATCTTCTTCAATTTCTTCATCGCGCCTTCCATTTGCTGGTGCATCTTCAGCAGCTTGTTGACTTCCTGCACCGTGGTGCCGGAGCCGTTGGCGATACGCCGCTTGCGCTTGGCGTTGATGATCTTGGGTTTCTGGCGCTCTTCCGACGTCATCGAGCTCATCATCGCCTCGAGACGGGTCAGCGCCTTGTCGTCGATGTCAGTTGCCTGCTTCATGCCCTTCATTCCGGGCATCATCTTGGCGAGCGCGCCCAGTCCACCCATCTTCTGCATCTGCTTGATCTGCAGCGCGAGGTCGTCGAGGTCGAACTTGCCCTTCTCCATCTTGCGGGCAAGACGCTCGGCATCTTCCTGCTTGACGGTTTCGGCGGCCTTTTCGACCAGGCTGACGACATCGCCCATGCCGAGGATGCGGCCGGCGACACGGTCGGGATGGAAGGGCTCGAGCGCATCCAGCGCTTCGCCCGTACCCGCAAATTTGATGGGCTTGCCGGTGACCTTGCGCATCGACAGCGCCGCGCCACCGCGCGCATCGCCATCCATACGGGTGAGGATGACACCGGTAAGGTCGATTTCCGCGGAAAACCCCTTGGCGACGTTGACTGCGTCCTGGCCGGTCAGGCTGTCGACCACGAGCAAAGTCTCGGCCGGCGTCGCAGCGCTGGCGACGGCCTTCATTTCGGCCATCAGCGCATCGTCGACATGGAGGCGCCCCGCCGTGTCGAGTATGACCACGTCATAGCCTTGCAGCTTGGCCGACTGGACCGCGCGTTTGGCAATGTCGGTGGGCTGCTGGCCGGCAACGATCGGCAGCGTCTCGACCTCGGCCTGGCGCCCAAGCACCGCCAGCTGCTCCTGCGCCGCCGGACGGGCGACGTCGAGCGAGGCCATCAGGACCTTCTTACGATCCTTTTCCTTGAGGCGCTTGGCGAGCTTTGCAGTGCTGGTGGTCTTACCCGAGCCCTGCAGGCCGACGACCATGATGACCGCGGGGGGATTGACGTTGAGGTTGAGCTCGGCATTTTCCGCGCCAAGCAGCTCGACCAGCGCATCGTTGACGATCTTGACGAC contains:
- the ffh gene encoding signal recognition particle protein; the protein is MFDSLSDRLSGVFDKIRGRGALSEADVRDAMREVRVALLEADVALPVAREFVEQVTERAVGEEVVKSVTPGQMVVKIVNDALVELLGAENAELNLNVNPPAVIMVVGLQGSGKTTSTAKLAKRLKEKDRKKVLMASLDVARPAAQEQLAVLGRQAEVETLPIVAGQQPTDIAKRAVQSAKLQGYDVVILDTAGRLHVDDALMAEMKAVASAATPAETLLVVDSLTGQDAVNVAKGFSAEIDLTGVILTRMDGDARGGAALSMRKVTGKPIKFAGTGEALDALEPFHPDRVAGRILGMGDVVSLVEKAAETVKQEDAERLARKMEKGKFDLDDLALQIKQMQKMGGLGALAKMMPGMKGMKQATDIDDKALTRLEAMMSSMTSEERQKPKIINAKRKRRIANGSGTTVQEVNKLLKMHQQMEGAMKKLKKMGGFSKLASMFGGGLPGGADSAGGEMPQLPPGGGLPGLGGPGAPMNLPPGFDKFSKK
- the rimM gene encoding ribosome maturation factor RimM (Essential for efficient processing of 16S rRNA) produces the protein MAGASQDRVALAAVAGAHGVKGELRLKLFAEGIDSLKKQKALFVGEDERRLLSVRANAKGAIAKLDGVNSREAAEALRGSLLEIARETLPELGEGEYYFSDLLSLLVIDDRGAEVGTIVAVENFGASDVIEIERPTGKRFMVPMTENAVPEWNKERLVINAAFAED
- a CDS encoding SRPBCC family protein gives rise to the protein MSDVPVFTIVRTFDADRETVFDAWADPDKMEQWSGPPGAKLTRLSGDIVEGSLMHTRSDHPDMGTTYTLAKWTRIDRPGHIAWEQSFADAEGRKVTPHFFPAWPLTLLTEVDFRDTDGGTEITLKWTPIEASAEAIAVFVEAMGSMEQGWGGSFDKLAEFLANA
- the rpsP gene encoding 30S ribosomal protein S16, with translation MAVAIRLARGGAKKRPYYRIVVADSRRSRDGRFIERVGSYNPLLAKDNPERVKLDKERIQHWLDVGAQPTDRVLRFLDAEGMMKREARNNPQKGEPGEKAKERAEEKAEKEQAAKDAAKEAEEAAKAADEAPVEEAAAEETPAEEAAAEEAPAEEAAEEAKADDAEAEEAKAE
- a CDS encoding carbon-nitrogen hydrolase family protein; its protein translation is MSKLNVAICQAAPIPLCIDDGITQAVELARAAIKDGAEIVAFGETFLGGYPLWLDESPGAALWDHPGTKAMHAILMDQAVMANDFRFAPLQDLVDETGALVSIGAHERIRSSLFNNQMLFRPNAAPLDHRKLVPTHGERLVWMRGDGSTLGVHEAEWGNVGSLICWEHWMPFARAAMHNQEEAVHVAAWPTVRETYAIASRHYAFEGRCFVLAAGLVQTREQLRDGVERCEGNDDALALLDAIEEDVLNRGGSMIIGPDGRILAHAGEGEETIHAEIDLEEVAAAKALLDTDGHYSRPDIFSLDINTDPQQSVRWK
- the trmD gene encoding tRNA (guanosine(37)-N1)-methyltransferase TrmD, whose protein sequence is MTFRASVLTLYPDMFPGLLGTSLAGRALEEGAWSLETKNIRDFATDKHRTVDDTPAGGGAGMVLKCDVLAAALDSVADGRPMLAMSPRGKTLTQAKVRDLVAGEGAIILCGRFEGFDERIFEARDVEPVSVGDYILSGGEIPAMLLLDACIRLLPGVMGAASSGEEESFEQGLLEYPHYTRPVEWEGRTIPEVLRSGDHARIARWREERAREDTRLRRPDLWDAHGERSGQSPSGAQRKK
- a CDS encoding ArsR/SmtB family transcription factor, with protein sequence MESLDKQFAALADPTRRAILSRLGEGRATVAELAEPFAMSQPAISKHLKVLEQAGLVETLHEGTSRPRQLAPDGISAAKQYIEQMASYWPDRFDRLDAFLQSSKGKEE
- the rplS gene encoding 50S ribosomal protein L19 — protein: MNIIETIEQETIEALGKDIPEFRPGDTLRIGVRVVEGQRTRVQNFEGVCIARSNKGAGSSFTVRKISFGEGVERVFPLYSPNIDSITVVRKGAVRRAKLYYLRGRTGKSARIAERKDNRPAKGEKTDA